From a region of the Branchiostoma floridae strain S238N-H82 chromosome 13, Bfl_VNyyK, whole genome shotgun sequence genome:
- the LOC118429119 gene encoding beta-galactoside alpha-2,6-sialyltransferase 1-like isoform X2: MEKRTAFTLAIPLCVLFNVLFLRFSPIIIITSSENSHPIILCRHGNTDCTNEPTYQTTHINWNGSEFIDVQTGRPTAKKNALYCRLKKVSFSTMTRTLPPPSNGSVLNPYFPSESLENLVRYNSCAVVSSSHGLKLHNYGHDIDSHDAVLRFNCAPTQGFSAHVGSRTDIRLINTQIPEKTCTDEFWDERIKMFNNETVVIRNFDSIRVVRGKIDTRKDKYKSFFNYIRYRKMYPNSTTHFIQRSNFGLDLRNELKRFCETTKGCKPSKMSPSSGSLGVIMMLHLCDWVYTYEIVPSSVDKTRLAYYYSGNITKNHNAFHSIATERQYFRTLTVTPPDEVERTGVAVFRGLSQYNCT; the protein is encoded by the exons ATGGAAAAAAGGACGGCGTTCACCCTCGCCATCCCTCTGTGCGTCCTGTTCAACGTCTTGTTCTTGAGGTTCTctcccatcatcatcattacgtCATCGGAGAACAGCCATCCCATCATACTGTGCCGCCACGGAAACACCGACTGCACGAATGAACCAACGTATCAAACAACCCATATCAATTGGAATGGAAGTGAATTTATCGATGTACAAACAGGCAGACCAACTGCTAAGAAGAATGCTCTCTATTGCCGACTGAAGAAAGTTAGTTTCTCCACCATGACGAGAACGTTGCCACCACCTTCTAACGGTAGCGTCCTCAACCCGTACTTTCCGAGTGAGAGTTTAGAGAATCTGGTTCGTTATAACTCGTGTGCAGTGGTGAGCAGCAGTCATGGTCTAAAACTCCACAACTACGGACACGACATAG ATTCTCACGATGCCGTTCTGAGGTTCAACTGTGCTCCCACCCAAGGTTTCTCTGCGCATGTCGGCAGTCGGACAGATATACGTTTGATAAATACGCAGATCCCCGAGAAGACGTGTACGGACGAGTTTTGGGACGAACGCATCAAAATGTTCAACAATGAAACTGTGGTCATCCGAAATTTCGATTCTATACGTGTGGTAAGAGGGAAAATTGACACTCGAAaagataaatacaaaagcttttTCAATTATATACGATACAGAAAGATGTATCCCAATAGCACAACGCACTTTATACAAAGATCTAATTTCGGGTTGGATTTGAGGAATGAACTCAAGCGGTTTTGCGAGACGACGAAAGGCTGCAAGCCAAGCAAAATGAGTCCAAGCTCTGGATCACTTG gagTGATAATGATGCTGCATCTGTGCGACTGGGTCTACACCTACGAGATAGTTCCCTCCAGTGTGGACAAGACGCGCCTAGCTTATTACTACAGCGGGAACATCACTAAGAATCATAATGCATTTCACTCCATCGCCACGGAAAGGCAGTACTTCAGAACACTGACAGTGACACCACCAGATGAAGTGGAGAGAACGGGCGTGGCAGTCTTTAGGGGCCTGTCTCAGTACAACTGTACATAA
- the LOC118429122 gene encoding uncharacterized protein LOC118429122, producing MEGKVVLLFFTLVLLTSCACLEAAPNYESPNTRTERTRLAGFVDYGYPGQENAVTEEMMPLYQDEEDKRMAEAVMSNAKSKNVYKLGRLHALKAILDDITGGKAAGRKRAADLDVDNHAYKFSWTSNKKDSNYLQVGDLVELILNQKVQLP from the exons ATGGAGGGCAAAGTTGTGCTTCTTTTCTTCACATTGGTGCTACTGACAAGCTGCGCCTGTCTGGAGGCGGCTCCGAACTACGAAAGCCCAAACACAAG GACCGAGAGAACCAGGCTGGCCGGCTTCGTGGACTATGGGTACCCTGGTCAGGAGAACGCCGTCACGGAGGAGATGATGCCGCTGTACCAGGACGAAGA GGACAAGCGAATGGCAGAGGCTGTCATGTCGAACGCCAAGAGCAAGAACGTGTACAAACTGGGGAGGTTGCACGCGCTGAAGGCCATCCTGGACGACATCACAG GCGGCAAGGCTGCAGGCAGGAAACGCGCGGCGGACCTGGATGTGGACAACCACGCCTACAAATTCTCCTGGACGTCAAACAAGAAGGACAGCAACTACCTGCAGGTCGGGGACCTGGTGGAGCTCATCCTCAACCAGAAAGTGCAGCTTCCATAA